Proteins encoded in a region of the Microbacterium neungamense genome:
- the galK gene encoding galactokinase, producing the protein MNAQDLFRRITGRAPAGVWSAPGRVNLIGEHTDYNEGFVLPFAIPHRTSAAVRMREDGRIRVASTFAAEPVEVGLDELDALFPVTLRRAQGPGEAQGPGEAQGPGEAQVPAVPAWAAYPLGVAWALRHAVDARAGSALPGVDIAISSDVPVGAGLSSSAAIEGAVAVALNELWALRLDPVALARAGRRAENEAVGAPTGIMDQMASMLGRADAATFLDCRSLETRSIPTGFAAEGLEVLVIDTRVTHSHSSGGYRERREACERGAALLGIRSLRDATVDDLPRAAELMDDVTFRRVRHVVTENQRVLDTVAALRTHGPRAIGDLLTASHASMRDDFEISVPELDTAVESALAAGALGARMTGGGFGGAAIALVERDAVERVTDAVAAAFAASGFTAPHQFTVAPSEGPRRDI; encoded by the coding sequence ATGAACGCCCAGGACCTGTTCCGCCGGATCACCGGCCGCGCCCCGGCCGGCGTCTGGTCGGCGCCGGGGCGGGTGAACCTCATCGGCGAGCACACCGACTACAACGAGGGTTTCGTGCTGCCCTTCGCCATCCCGCACCGGACGTCGGCGGCCGTGCGGATGCGGGAGGACGGCCGGATCCGGGTCGCCTCGACCTTCGCCGCGGAGCCCGTGGAGGTCGGGCTCGACGAACTGGACGCGCTGTTCCCGGTGACCCTTCGCCGAGCTCAGGGCCCGGGAGAGGCTCAAGGCCCGGGAGAGGCTCAAGGCCCGGGAGAGGCTCAGGTTCCGGCGGTTCCGGCGTGGGCGGCGTACCCGCTCGGGGTCGCGTGGGCGCTGCGGCATGCAGTGGACGCCCGCGCAGGGTCCGCACTGCCGGGCGTCGACATCGCGATCTCCTCCGACGTGCCGGTGGGCGCCGGGCTCTCCTCGTCGGCCGCGATCGAGGGCGCCGTCGCCGTCGCGCTGAACGAGCTGTGGGCGCTCAGGCTGGATCCCGTCGCGCTCGCCCGCGCTGGGCGACGCGCCGAGAACGAGGCCGTGGGCGCCCCCACCGGCATCATGGACCAGATGGCCTCGATGCTCGGCCGCGCCGACGCCGCCACCTTCCTCGACTGCCGCTCCCTGGAGACCAGGTCCATCCCGACCGGCTTCGCCGCCGAGGGGCTGGAGGTGCTCGTGATCGACACCCGCGTCACGCACTCGCATTCCAGCGGCGGGTACCGCGAGCGCCGCGAAGCCTGCGAGCGGGGCGCCGCACTGCTCGGCATCCGCTCGCTGCGCGACGCGACCGTCGACGACCTGCCGCGCGCGGCGGAGCTCATGGACGACGTGACGTTCCGCCGGGTGCGCCACGTCGTCACCGAGAACCAGCGGGTGCTCGACACCGTCGCAGCCCTCCGCACACACGGCCCCCGCGCGATCGGCGACCTGCTCACCGCGTCCCACGCATCCATGCGCGACGACTTCGAGATCTCCGTGCCCGAGCTCGACACGGCCGTCGAGTCGGCGCTCGCGGCCGGTGCGCTCGGGGCCCGGATGACCGGCGGGGGCTTCGGCGGCGCGGCGATCGCGCTCGTCGAGCGCGACGCCGTGGAGCGGGTGACGG
- the galT gene encoding galactose-1-phosphate uridylyltransferase: MDQSAEQRAEQRAETLTAGVVKRATRLADGRELFYYDDPDTALGPERRIDRRTLDARPQTATMRQDVLTGDWITYATQRQNRVMLPGADADPLAPQTDVNPSEIPSHYDVAVFENRSPAFGPALAEATGGAPAASDPPRGLDDLAHLGLGRTRTSVGRCEVVCFSPEHEGSFGTQTVTRARTVIEAWADRTAALSALPGIAQVFPFENRGEAIGVTLPHPHGQIYAYPYITPRTTRLLDSIDRSAPDLFARVLAFEQASDRVVLQGEHWTAYVPFAARWPLEVHLLPHRHAPDFAALSGEERDELAPLYLRLLRGVDALYPTPTPYIAAWHQAPVHTGRDTVRMRLELTSPRRAADKMKFLAGSEAAMGAWTAEILPEDTAERLRAAIASVTEETR, from the coding sequence ATGGACCAGTCCGCCGAGCAGCGCGCCGAGCAGCGCGCCGAGACCCTGACCGCCGGCGTGGTGAAGCGGGCGACGCGGCTCGCCGACGGCCGCGAGCTCTTCTACTACGACGATCCCGACACCGCTCTCGGGCCGGAACGGCGGATCGACCGGCGCACCCTCGACGCCCGCCCGCAGACGGCGACGATGCGGCAGGACGTGCTCACCGGCGACTGGATCACCTACGCCACCCAGCGCCAGAACCGGGTCATGCTGCCCGGCGCGGACGCCGACCCGCTCGCCCCGCAGACCGACGTCAACCCGTCCGAGATCCCGTCGCACTACGACGTCGCGGTGTTCGAAAACCGCTCCCCCGCGTTCGGCCCCGCCCTCGCCGAGGCGACCGGCGGCGCGCCGGCGGCATCCGATCCGCCGCGCGGGCTCGACGACCTCGCGCACCTCGGCCTCGGGCGCACCCGCACCAGCGTCGGGCGGTGCGAGGTGGTCTGCTTCAGCCCCGAGCACGAGGGCTCGTTCGGCACCCAGACCGTCACCCGCGCGCGCACCGTCATCGAGGCCTGGGCCGACCGCACCGCCGCGCTCTCCGCGCTCCCCGGCATCGCGCAGGTCTTCCCGTTCGAGAACCGCGGCGAGGCCATCGGCGTCACCCTGCCGCATCCGCACGGCCAGATCTACGCCTACCCCTACATCACCCCCCGCACCACCCGGCTGCTGGACAGCATCGACCGCTCCGCACCCGACCTGTTCGCGCGCGTCCTCGCCTTCGAGCAGGCATCCGACCGGGTGGTGCTGCAGGGCGAGCACTGGACCGCTTACGTGCCGTTCGCCGCGCGCTGGCCCCTCGAGGTGCACCTGCTGCCGCACCGGCACGCGCCCGACTTCGCCGCCCTCAGCGGGGAGGAGCGCGACGAGCTCGCCCCGCTCTACCTGCGCCTGCTGCGCGGCGTGGACGCTCTGTACCCCACGCCGACCCCGTATATCGCGGCGTGGCACCAGGCGCCCGTGCACACCGGCCGCGACACGGTGCGGATGCGGCTGGAGCTGACCAGCCCGCGCCGGGCGGCGGACAAGATGAAGTTCCTGGCCGGCTCGGAGGCGGCGATGGGCGCGTGGACCGCGGAGATCCTGCCCGAGGACACCGCCGAGCGGCTGCGCGCCGCGATCGCATCCGTCACGGAGGAGACCCGATGA